In Paractinoplanes brasiliensis, the following proteins share a genomic window:
- the xylB gene encoding xylulokinase, which produces MTLVAGIDSSTQSCKVVIRDAETGKLVRQGRAAHPDGTEVHPDAWWAALQQAIDEAGGLDDVAAASVAGQQHGMVVLDENGEVVRPALLWNDTRSAGAAADLISELGGGDKWADAVGIVPVASFTLTKLRWLARNEPDNAARVAAVCLPHDWLTWKLSGSTDIGTIKTDRSDASGTLYWSAKTNEYRHDLLELGFGRVIGVPEVLGPTGVAGHLPNGAPLGPGAGDNAAAAFGTGAGTGDVIVSIGTSGTVFVSSDVSPNDPTGTVAGFADTTGRFLPIVVTLNAARVLDAATKLLGVDHARLSELALGAPAGADGLVLIPYLEGERTPNRPDATGAIHGLTLKTSDPAHLARAAVEGMLCALADGLDALVANGATANRIVLVGGGARSEAVRRIAPELFGLPVLVPPPGEYVADGAARQAAWVASGGQEPPVWSAAQPETYEAQPVPLIREQYAAARDAVIDRPR; this is translated from the coding sequence ATGACTCTCGTAGCCGGGATCGACAGCTCCACCCAGTCCTGCAAGGTGGTCATCCGCGACGCGGAGACCGGAAAGCTGGTCCGGCAGGGCCGCGCCGCGCATCCGGACGGCACCGAGGTGCACCCGGACGCCTGGTGGGCCGCGCTGCAACAAGCGATCGACGAGGCCGGTGGCCTGGACGACGTGGCCGCCGCCTCGGTCGCCGGGCAGCAGCACGGCATGGTGGTGCTCGACGAGAACGGCGAAGTGGTCCGCCCGGCGCTGCTGTGGAACGACACCCGCAGCGCCGGGGCGGCCGCCGACCTCATCTCCGAGCTCGGCGGCGGCGACAAGTGGGCCGACGCGGTCGGCATCGTCCCGGTCGCCAGCTTCACCCTGACGAAACTGCGCTGGCTGGCCCGCAACGAGCCGGACAACGCGGCTCGGGTGGCTGCGGTCTGCCTGCCGCACGACTGGCTGACCTGGAAGCTCTCCGGGTCGACCGACATCGGCACGATCAAGACCGACCGCAGCGACGCCAGCGGCACGCTGTACTGGTCGGCCAAGACCAACGAGTACCGTCACGACCTGCTCGAGCTGGGCTTCGGCCGGGTCATCGGCGTCCCCGAGGTGCTCGGCCCCACGGGCGTCGCCGGCCACCTGCCCAACGGCGCCCCACTCGGGCCGGGGGCGGGCGACAACGCCGCGGCCGCGTTCGGCACCGGCGCCGGCACCGGCGACGTGATCGTCTCGATCGGCACGTCCGGCACGGTGTTCGTCTCGTCCGACGTCTCACCCAACGACCCGACCGGCACGGTGGCCGGGTTCGCCGACACCACCGGCCGGTTCCTGCCGATCGTCGTGACGCTGAACGCGGCCCGTGTGCTCGACGCCGCGACCAAGCTGCTCGGCGTCGACCACGCCCGGCTGTCCGAGCTGGCCCTGGGCGCCCCGGCCGGCGCCGACGGGCTCGTCCTCATCCCGTACCTGGAGGGTGAGCGCACGCCGAACCGGCCGGATGCGACCGGGGCGATCCACGGCCTCACGCTCAAGACCTCGGACCCGGCCCACCTGGCCCGAGCCGCCGTCGAGGGCATGCTCTGCGCGCTCGCCGACGGGCTGGACGCGCTGGTCGCCAACGGCGCCACGGCCAACCGCATCGTTCTGGTCGGCGGGGGCGCGCGCAGCGAGGCGGTCCGGCGCATCGCCCCCGAGCTGTTCGGGTTGCCGGTGCTGGTGCCGCCGCCGGGCGAGTACGTCGCGGACGGCGCCGCCCGTCAGGCCGCCTGGGTCGCGAGCGGTGGCCAGGAGCCGCCCGTGTGGTCGGCCGCGCAACCCGAGACGTACGAGGCCCAGCCCGTGCCGCTGATCCGCGAGCAGTACGCGGCCGCCAGAGACGCGGTGATCGACCGCCCCCGCTAA
- a CDS encoding metallophosphoesterase family protein, translating into MIRIAAVGDVHVDKDVVGRYRPALEELPERADVLLVAGDLTRHGTPEEARCFAQEFGGLAVPVVVVLGNHDHQSDQQDEVTEVLTGAGITVLEGAATVLEVRGQRLGVAGTKGFGGGFAGACASNFGEREMKDFVGTTERFATVLENALNSVECDALVALTHYAPVPETLVGEPLEIYPFLGCYQLGRAIDAAPTALALHGHAHHGSERGRTPGGVPVRNVAHPVIKQAYNVYQLLSDEADAELVGAR; encoded by the coding sequence ATGATCCGGATCGCCGCCGTGGGCGACGTTCATGTGGACAAGGACGTGGTGGGCCGCTACCGGCCCGCCCTCGAGGAACTGCCCGAGCGGGCCGACGTGCTGCTGGTGGCCGGGGACCTGACCCGGCACGGCACCCCTGAGGAGGCCCGCTGCTTCGCACAGGAGTTCGGCGGGCTGGCCGTGCCGGTGGTGGTCGTGCTGGGCAACCACGACCACCAGAGCGACCAGCAGGACGAGGTCACCGAGGTGCTGACCGGCGCCGGGATCACCGTGCTGGAGGGCGCGGCGACCGTGCTGGAGGTCCGCGGGCAGCGGCTCGGCGTCGCCGGCACCAAAGGCTTCGGCGGCGGGTTCGCCGGGGCCTGCGCGAGCAACTTCGGCGAGCGCGAGATGAAGGACTTCGTCGGCACCACCGAACGGTTCGCCACCGTACTGGAAAACGCCCTGAACTCGGTGGAGTGCGATGCGCTGGTGGCGCTCACGCACTACGCCCCGGTACCCGAGACGCTGGTCGGCGAGCCGCTCGAGATCTACCCGTTCCTCGGCTGTTACCAGCTCGGACGGGCCATCGACGCGGCCCCGACGGCACTCGCCCTGCACGGGCACGCCCACCACGGTTCGGAGCGCGGCCGTACGCCCGGAGGGGTGCCCGTCCGCAACGTCGCCCACCCGGTGATCAAGCAGGCGTACAACGTCTACCAGTTGCTCTCCGATGAGGCCGACGCGGAACTTGTGGGCGCTCGATAA
- a CDS encoding MarR family winged helix-turn-helix transcriptional regulator, which produces MAVHHGPDGPDPMHAAAIDDAAKALLLAWDVAREQVTPRMSSVQLNALLAVERAEGLNLGGLAAELSMLLSSASRLCDRLVASGLVERVPGRADRREIALYLTPASRTLLAELRHIRRRALTGVLEKMSSGGRAALLRGLTEFAEAAGESNGSAGESGSASAQTA; this is translated from the coding sequence ATGGCCGTTCACCATGGTCCGGACGGGCCTGACCCCATGCATGCCGCGGCGATCGACGACGCCGCGAAAGCCTTGCTGCTCGCGTGGGACGTGGCCCGCGAGCAGGTGACGCCGCGCATGTCCTCGGTGCAGCTCAACGCCCTGCTGGCGGTCGAGCGCGCCGAGGGCCTCAATCTCGGTGGGCTGGCGGCCGAACTGAGCATGCTGCTCTCGTCGGCGAGCCGGCTCTGTGACCGCCTGGTGGCCTCAGGCCTGGTCGAGCGGGTGCCGGGCCGGGCGGACAGGCGCGAGATCGCGCTCTATCTGACTCCGGCGTCGCGCACCCTGCTGGCCGAGTTGCGGCACATCCGGCGGCGCGCGCTCACGGGCGTACTGGAAAAGATGTCTTCCGGGGGTCGTGCCGCCCTGCTGCGGGGGCTGACCGAGTTCGCCGAGGCCGCCGGGGAAAGCAACGGCTCCGCTGGGGAAAGCGGCTCAGCGTCGGCTCAGACGGCCTGA
- a CDS encoding glycoside hydrolase family 13 protein has translation MLHDDEWWRDAVIYQVYPRSFADSDGDGMGDLPGITARLRHLRDLGVDAVWLSPFYPSPQHDAGYDVADYRGVDPRFGELGDADKLIAEAHTLGMKIIVDLVPNHTSSEHAWFQAALAAAPGSSERERYIFRDGQGPDGSEPPNSWKSVFGGDAWERVPDGQWYLHLFDVSQPDLNWGNPQVREEFLDVLRFWLDRGVDGFRVDVAHGLVKEENLADWTNTSTILGGLDPAGPPPPMWDQEGVHEIYRSWRRLLDQYPGGRILVAEAWVAPASRLARYVRPDEMHQAFNFPYLDAPWTPSALRAVIDESLTANDAVGAPTTWVLSNHDVVRHASRLGFPVGTPRMPGIGTEDPQPDAALGLRRARAATLLMLALPGSAYLYQGEELGLPEHTTMPDEFRQDPAWERSGHVERGRDGCRVPLPWEADAPSYGFGPAEASWLPQPASWAEFALDRQQGVAGSTWELYRSALELRHEHRLGRGTVTWQDGPFAFRNGHVLVVTNFGTAPVELPPGARVLLSSEPLDGDGRVPSDVTVWAAL, from the coding sequence ATGCTCCACGACGACGAATGGTGGCGTGACGCCGTCATCTACCAGGTCTATCCGCGCTCCTTCGCCGACAGCGACGGTGACGGGATGGGCGACCTGCCCGGCATCACCGCCCGCCTGCGGCACCTGCGCGACCTCGGGGTCGACGCCGTCTGGCTGTCCCCGTTCTATCCCTCGCCGCAACACGACGCCGGCTACGACGTGGCCGACTACCGCGGGGTCGACCCGCGCTTCGGCGAACTGGGCGACGCCGACAAGCTGATCGCCGAGGCGCACACCCTCGGCATGAAGATCATCGTCGACCTGGTGCCCAACCACACCTCCAGCGAGCACGCCTGGTTCCAGGCCGCGCTGGCCGCCGCCCCCGGCAGCTCCGAACGCGAGCGTTACATCTTCCGCGACGGCCAGGGCCCCGACGGCTCCGAGCCGCCGAACTCGTGGAAGAGCGTGTTCGGCGGCGACGCGTGGGAGCGGGTGCCCGACGGTCAGTGGTATCTGCACCTGTTCGACGTGAGCCAGCCCGACCTCAACTGGGGCAACCCCCAGGTGCGCGAGGAGTTCCTCGACGTGCTGCGGTTCTGGCTCGACCGCGGGGTCGACGGCTTCCGGGTCGACGTGGCGCACGGCCTGGTCAAGGAGGAGAACCTCGCCGACTGGACCAACACCAGCACGATCCTGGGCGGCCTCGACCCGGCCGGCCCGCCCCCGCCCATGTGGGACCAGGAGGGCGTGCACGAGATCTACCGGTCGTGGCGGCGCCTGCTCGACCAGTATCCCGGCGGCCGCATCCTGGTGGCCGAGGCGTGGGTGGCCCCGGCGAGCCGGCTGGCCCGGTACGTACGCCCCGACGAGATGCACCAGGCGTTCAACTTCCCGTACCTGGACGCCCCGTGGACACCGTCGGCGCTGCGCGCGGTGATCGACGAGTCGCTGACGGCCAACGACGCCGTGGGCGCACCCACCACCTGGGTGCTCTCCAACCACGACGTGGTCCGGCACGCCAGCCGGCTCGGCTTCCCGGTCGGCACCCCGCGGATGCCGGGCATCGGCACCGAGGACCCGCAGCCCGACGCCGCGCTCGGCCTGCGCCGGGCCCGCGCGGCCACGCTGCTGATGCTCGCGCTGCCCGGCTCGGCCTACCTTTATCAGGGCGAGGAGCTGGGGCTGCCCGAGCACACCACGATGCCCGACGAGTTCCGGCAGGACCCGGCCTGGGAACGCTCGGGGCACGTGGAACGTGGGCGCGACGGCTGCCGGGTGCCGCTGCCGTGGGAGGCCGACGCACCCTCGTACGGGTTCGGTCCGGCCGAGGCGTCCTGGCTGCCGCAGCCGGCGTCGTGGGCCGAGTTCGCCCTCGACCGGCAGCAGGGCGTGGCCGGTTCCACGTGGGAGCTCTACCGCTCCGCGCTCGAGCTGCGCCACGAGCACCGGCTCGGCCGCGGCACGGTGACCTGGCAGGACGGCCCGTTCGCCTTCCGCAACGGCCACGTGCTCGTGGTGACCAACTTCGGGACCGCCCCGGTGGAGCTACCGCCCGGCGCCCGGGTCCTGCTGAGCAGTGAGCCTCTCGACGGCGACGGCCGGGTTCCCTCCGACGTCACCGTGTGGGCCGCCCTCTAG
- a CDS encoding MFS transporter, with amino-acid sequence MRRGGSAHRAYSVVVFVVLASLDNVAIGLVPPLYGSIGDAFGVGEGHIALATTIMFLISAVAAIGFAYAGDRTDRKPVLIAGTLIWVAGTTWSGLAGSYPSFLISQVVAAFGLGAVASVSFAVVSDLISPKRRGLVMSFWGLSQGVGTLGGTLVGGLIGHDDWRRPFLITAVAGGVATVAYLFTYNVPRGESQPELAGVEYDERIHHDHLPLILRRRTNIWLILQGSTAQIALGSLVWLPVLFRSRAEDQGYSAGTAIVIGSVFATLFQAGGALSILGGLVGDRLQRRTPRGRALVAAVGVLAAVPFYIVLFFVPMRIDVPDGVGTGGVVRAVLAQVFTEPTVGLCLAVAIFALMLTSANSPNWFALIADVNPPEHRGTVYSLGNLVNGFGRAGGNIMVAAAFRGLSGAFPPPLNYAVGLAAFQLFWLPTGVMFWLASRTVARDMEDTHAALLARAAELEGGPHGDVGGNPAVAVERLTAQQDPGAGR; translated from the coding sequence GTGAGAAGGGGAGGCTCGGCCCACCGCGCGTACAGCGTCGTGGTGTTCGTGGTCCTCGCCTCGCTCGACAACGTCGCGATCGGCCTGGTGCCGCCGCTCTACGGCAGCATCGGCGACGCGTTCGGGGTGGGCGAGGGCCACATCGCGCTGGCCACCACGATCATGTTCCTGATCAGCGCGGTCGCGGCCATCGGTTTCGCGTACGCGGGTGACCGCACCGACCGCAAGCCGGTGCTGATCGCGGGCACGCTGATCTGGGTCGCCGGCACCACCTGGTCCGGCCTGGCCGGCAGCTACCCCAGCTTCCTGATCAGCCAGGTGGTCGCCGCGTTCGGGCTCGGCGCCGTCGCCTCGGTCAGCTTCGCCGTGGTCAGCGACCTCATCTCGCCCAAGCGGCGCGGGCTCGTGATGAGTTTCTGGGGTCTCTCCCAGGGGGTCGGCACGCTGGGCGGCACCCTGGTGGGCGGCCTCATCGGACACGACGACTGGCGCCGGCCGTTCCTGATCACCGCGGTGGCCGGCGGCGTCGCGACCGTGGCCTACCTGTTCACCTACAACGTGCCACGCGGCGAGAGCCAGCCCGAGCTGGCCGGGGTCGAGTACGACGAGCGCATCCACCACGACCACCTGCCGCTGATCCTGCGCCGGCGCACCAACATCTGGCTGATCCTGCAGGGCAGCACCGCGCAGATCGCCCTGGGCTCGCTGGTGTGGTTGCCGGTGCTGTTCCGCTCCCGCGCCGAGGACCAGGGCTACTCGGCCGGGACGGCGATCGTGATCGGCAGCGTGTTCGCCACGCTCTTCCAGGCCGGTGGTGCCCTGTCGATCCTCGGCGGGCTCGTCGGCGACCGCCTGCAACGCCGTACGCCCCGGGGGCGGGCCCTGGTCGCGGCGGTCGGGGTGCTGGCCGCCGTGCCGTTCTACATCGTGCTGTTCTTCGTGCCGATGCGCATCGACGTGCCCGACGGCGTCGGCACCGGCGGAGTGGTCCGCGCCGTGCTGGCCCAGGTGTTCACCGAGCCCACCGTCGGCCTCTGCCTGGCCGTGGCGATCTTCGCGCTGATGCTCACGTCGGCCAACTCGCCCAACTGGTTCGCCCTGATCGCCGACGTGAACCCGCCCGAGCACCGCGGCACCGTCTACAGCCTCGGCAACCTGGTCAACGGCTTCGGCCGGGCCGGCGGCAACATCATGGTCGCGGCGGCGTTCCGCGGGCTCTCCGGTGCCTTCCCGCCCCCGCTCAACTACGCGGTCGGCCTGGCCGCGTTCCAGCTCTTCTGGCTCCCCACCGGGGTCATGTTCTGGCTGGCCAGCAGGACGGTCGCGCGCGACATGGAAGACACGCACGCCGCCCTGCTGGCCCGCGCGGCCGAACTAGAGGGCGGCCCACACGGTGACGTCGGAGGGAACCCGGCCGTCGCCGTCGAGAGGCTCACTGCTCAGCAGGACCCGGGCGCCGGGCGGTAG
- a CDS encoding HD domain-containing protein, translating to MAPRMLLSMPLHAITEVYGEAGLRERFLLELETFPEAERAQLTGALDLAARLHAGDRRVREPYLNHLLRVAIRIIKYYGVRDVDVLTAALLHDAVEDHPAEVAGLAPDSDASGSHAALTAAAIAELSRRFGPRVAELVRSVTNPEYDPERDRHEQYRAHVAASLERDPWARVIKVSDFTDNGVGVVHTTLDKAVRAATKYRPLVPKLRELVGRPDTPLSIAAKDHIMDQLDLAEERFAALLDD from the coding sequence ATGGCGCCACGGATGCTGCTGTCGATGCCGTTGCACGCGATCACCGAGGTGTACGGCGAGGCCGGTCTTCGCGAGCGGTTCCTCCTCGAGCTCGAGACGTTCCCCGAGGCCGAGCGCGCGCAGCTGACCGGCGCGCTCGACCTGGCGGCCCGCCTGCACGCGGGCGACCGCCGGGTCCGCGAGCCCTACCTCAACCACCTGCTCCGGGTGGCCATCAGGATCATCAAGTACTACGGCGTACGGGATGTCGATGTCCTGACCGCGGCCCTGCTGCACGACGCCGTGGAGGATCACCCGGCCGAGGTGGCCGGGCTGGCGCCGGACAGCGACGCCTCGGGCAGCCACGCCGCGCTGACCGCCGCCGCCATCGCCGAGTTGTCCCGCCGCTTCGGCCCGCGGGTGGCCGAGCTCGTCCGGTCGGTCACCAACCCGGAGTACGACCCCGAGCGCGACCGCCACGAGCAGTACCGGGCGCACGTGGCGGCCAGCCTGGAGCGCGACCCGTGGGCCCGGGTGATCAAGGTCTCGGACTTCACCGACAACGGGGTGGGCGTGGTGCACACGACGCTCGACAAGGCCGTCCGGGCCGCCACGAAGTACCGCCCGCTCGTGCCCAAGCTGCGCGAGCTGGTGGGCCGGCCGGACACGCCGCTGTCGATCGCGGCCAAGGACCACATCATGGATCAGCTCGACCTGGCCGAGGAGAGATTCGCCGCGCTGCTGGACGATTGA
- a CDS encoding GPGG-motif small membrane protein, with amino-acid sequence MDLILWILAVILVVAGILALFRRQLLWGIVLIIVGLLVGPGGVSIFT; translated from the coding sequence ATGGACCTAATCCTTTGGATTCTCGCAGTCATCCTGGTGGTCGCCGGTATCCTCGCGCTCTTCCGGCGGCAGCTGCTCTGGGGAATTGTGCTGATCATCGTCGGCCTCCTGGTGGGCCCCGGCGGCGTCAGCATCTTCACCTGA
- a CDS encoding ROK family protein gives MRAHNLALVLQTVANSANRPSRAAISSATGLTRATVSALVDDLIAGGLLTEVDPTPRTGAGRPAAGLALAPDGPAGLGLEINVDYQAACVVDLSGAVRHRIVEHADQRPLSPGAALAELSTLAERARAAAEADGLVLAGAALAVPGLVAPGGLVRVAPNLGWQDVDVPALLPALADLPITVDNEANLAALGELRADGAGPSFVYVSGEIGIGAGIVLDGALYRGGRGWSGEIGHVTVHPDGRPCRCGANGCLEQYAGQEAVAADPDLAAAALGIALAAVVNLLDLEVIVLGGGYAPKFDRLREGIEAELRRRVLTAGLAPVTLRPATLGADAAMRGAADAVIRGVQEDPAAWLTRAQAV, from the coding sequence GTGCGAGCCCACAATCTCGCGCTCGTGTTGCAGACGGTGGCGAACAGCGCAAACCGGCCGTCCCGGGCGGCGATCTCGAGTGCGACCGGGCTCACCCGGGCCACGGTTTCGGCGCTGGTCGACGACCTGATCGCGGGCGGGCTGCTCACCGAGGTGGACCCCACACCCCGTACGGGGGCCGGGCGGCCCGCCGCCGGCCTCGCGCTCGCCCCCGACGGCCCGGCCGGGCTCGGCCTCGAGATCAACGTCGACTACCAGGCCGCCTGCGTGGTCGACCTCTCGGGCGCCGTCCGCCACCGCATCGTCGAGCACGCCGACCAGCGGCCGCTCTCCCCCGGCGCGGCCCTGGCCGAGCTGAGCACCCTTGCCGAGCGGGCACGGGCGGCGGCCGAGGCCGACGGGCTGGTGCTGGCCGGGGCCGCGCTCGCCGTGCCCGGCCTGGTCGCCCCGGGCGGCCTCGTGCGGGTAGCGCCCAACCTCGGCTGGCAGGACGTGGACGTCCCGGCCCTGCTGCCGGCGCTCGCCGACCTGCCGATCACGGTCGACAACGAGGCCAACCTGGCCGCGCTGGGCGAACTGCGGGCCGACGGCGCCGGGCCCAGCTTCGTCTACGTCTCCGGCGAGATCGGCATCGGCGCCGGCATCGTGCTCGACGGCGCCCTGTATCGCGGCGGCCGGGGCTGGAGCGGCGAGATCGGGCACGTCACGGTCCATCCCGACGGCCGGCCCTGCCGGTGCGGGGCGAACGGCTGCCTCGAGCAGTACGCGGGGCAGGAGGCCGTCGCGGCCGACCCCGACCTGGCCGCCGCCGCGCTCGGCATCGCCCTGGCCGCGGTGGTGAACCTGCTCGACCTGGAGGTGATCGTGCTCGGAGGCGGCTACGCGCCCAAGTTCGACCGGCTGCGGGAGGGCATCGAGGCCGAGCTACGCCGCCGGGTGCTGACGGCCGGGCTCGCCCCGGTGACGCTGCGCCCGGCCACGCTGGGCGCCGACGCGGCCATGCGCGGCGCCGCGGACGCGGTGATCCGCGGCGTGCAGGAGGACCCGGCGGCCTGGCTGACGCGGGCTCAGGCCGTCTGA
- the xylA gene encoding xylose isomerase produces MSVQPTREDKFSFGLWTIGWQAQDAFGSATRGVLDPIEAVHKLAEIGAYGITFHDDDLVPFGSDAQTRDGILAGFKKALEETGIVVPMVTTNTFSHPVFKDGAFTSNDRSVRRYALRKVLRQVDLAAELGAQTFVLWGGREGAEYDAAKDINAALDRYREGLNLVAQYSEDKGYGLRFAIEPKPNEPRGDILLPTLGHAIAFTYELERPELFGINPEVGHEQMSNLNFTQGIAQALWQKKLFHIDLNGQHSVKFDQDLVFGHGDLLNAFSLVDLLENGPIGGGPKYDGPRHFDYKPSRTEDFDGVWESAKANMRMYLLLKERAQAFRADPAVQEALRASKVLDLETPTLNPGETYQDLLNDKGAWEDFDVDAAGAQGYGFVKLHQLMIDHVLRAN; encoded by the coding sequence GTGTCGGTCCAACCCACCCGTGAAGACAAGTTCTCGTTCGGCCTGTGGACCATCGGGTGGCAGGCCCAGGACGCGTTCGGTTCGGCCACCCGCGGGGTGCTCGACCCGATCGAGGCCGTGCACAAGCTCGCCGAGATCGGCGCGTACGGCATCACGTTCCACGACGACGACCTCGTCCCGTTCGGCTCCGACGCCCAGACCCGCGACGGCATCCTCGCCGGGTTCAAGAAGGCGCTCGAGGAAACCGGCATCGTCGTCCCGATGGTCACCACCAACACCTTCAGCCACCCGGTGTTCAAGGACGGCGCGTTCACCAGCAACGACCGCTCGGTCCGCCGGTACGCGCTGCGCAAGGTGCTGCGCCAGGTCGACCTCGCCGCCGAGCTGGGCGCGCAGACCTTCGTGCTCTGGGGCGGCCGCGAGGGCGCTGAGTACGACGCGGCCAAGGACATCAACGCCGCGCTCGACCGTTACCGCGAGGGCCTCAACCTGGTCGCGCAGTACTCCGAGGACAAGGGCTACGGCCTGCGCTTCGCCATCGAGCCCAAGCCCAACGAGCCCCGCGGCGACATCCTGCTGCCGACCCTCGGCCACGCCATCGCGTTCACCTACGAGCTCGAGCGCCCCGAGCTGTTCGGCATCAACCCCGAGGTCGGCCACGAGCAGATGTCCAACCTCAACTTCACCCAGGGCATCGCGCAGGCCCTGTGGCAGAAGAAGCTGTTCCACATCGACCTCAACGGTCAGCACAGCGTGAAGTTCGACCAGGACCTGGTCTTCGGCCACGGCGACCTGCTCAACGCGTTCTCGCTGGTCGACCTGCTCGAGAACGGCCCGATCGGCGGCGGCCCCAAGTACGACGGCCCCCGGCACTTCGACTACAAGCCGTCGCGCACCGAGGACTTCGACGGCGTCTGGGAGTCCGCCAAGGCCAACATGCGGATGTACCTGCTGCTCAAGGAGCGTGCGCAGGCGTTCCGGGCCGACCCGGCCGTGCAGGAGGCGCTGCGTGCCAGCAAGGTGCTCGACCTGGAGACCCCGACCCTCAACCCGGGCGAGACCTACCAGGACCTGCTCAACGACAAGGGCGCCTGGGAGGACTTCGACGTCGACGCGGCCGGCGCCCAGGGCTACGGTTTCGTCAAGCTCCACCAGCTCATGATCGACCACGTTCTCCGGGCCAACTGA
- a CDS encoding MHYT domain-containing protein — protein sequence MAEVHHFTYGAFNPLAAFLLAFLGSFFGLLSTARARDARTRSRRNRWLLIGAFAIGGGAIWLMHFAAMLGFEVPASPVRFDVPMTVGSLVCAVFAVGAGLLIVGHGRRSLPKVLAAGTLTGGGVLAMHYTGMLGMHVSGRMRYDLTLVAASAIIAVVASTIALWFTVSVHGWAPISGAAVIMAIAVCGMHYTGMAAMSVHLDPGMPGEVTGLRPLTMIVPITVITAATIVGVALSALQAMTEEEFTDGAGTPRRGAHAEPGANPWSLKQATVATTTVRRPSPRPVPIRTPTNS from the coding sequence GTGGCCGAGGTCCATCACTTCACGTACGGCGCCTTCAACCCGCTCGCCGCCTTCCTGCTCGCCTTCCTGGGGTCGTTCTTCGGGCTGCTGAGCACGGCACGGGCCCGCGACGCCCGCACCCGCAGCCGTCGCAACCGCTGGCTGCTCATCGGCGCGTTCGCCATCGGGGGCGGCGCGATCTGGCTCATGCACTTCGCCGCCATGCTCGGATTCGAGGTGCCGGCCAGCCCCGTACGCTTCGACGTGCCGATGACCGTGGGCAGCCTCGTCTGCGCCGTCTTCGCCGTCGGGGCCGGCCTGCTGATCGTCGGTCACGGCCGCCGGAGCCTGCCCAAGGTGCTCGCGGCCGGGACCCTGACGGGTGGCGGCGTGCTCGCCATGCACTACACCGGGATGCTCGGCATGCACGTGTCGGGCCGCATGCGCTACGACCTCACGCTGGTCGCGGCCTCGGCGATCATCGCAGTTGTCGCCTCCACGATCGCGCTCTGGTTCACCGTCTCGGTGCACGGCTGGGCGCCGATCAGCGGGGCCGCGGTCATCATGGCGATCGCGGTCTGCGGCATGCACTACACCGGGATGGCCGCCATGTCGGTGCACCTGGACCCGGGCATGCCCGGCGAGGTGACCGGGCTGCGGCCGCTCACCATGATCGTGCCGATCACCGTGATCACGGCGGCCACGATCGTCGGGGTGGCGCTCAGCGCGCTGCAGGCGATGACCGAGGAGGAGTTCACCGACGGCGCCGGCACCCCGAGGCGCGGGGCGCACGCCGAGCCGGGCGCCAACCCCTGGTCGCTCAAGCAGGCCACGGTGGCCACCACGACCGTACGCCGGCCCTCGCCTCGCCCGGTTCCGATCCGCACACCCACCAACAGCTGA